The following coding sequences are from one Musa acuminata AAA Group cultivar baxijiao chromosome BXJ2-4, Cavendish_Baxijiao_AAA, whole genome shotgun sequence window:
- the LOC135609760 gene encoding glycerophosphodiester phosphodiesterase GDPDL7-like isoform X1, producing the protein MKLNVLLFIVLLHGAAAAVVSPTKWQTLSGNAPAVIARGGFSGLFPESSQFAYQFAQSTSLKNVVLYCDLQLTKDGAGICHSDLRLDNSTTISAVFPKGRTTYSVNGRPVQGWFSIDFTSDQLYNNVTLIQSIFSRPSVFDGNLPVSMVEDVAGLHPYQLWVNVQYSTFFKEHDLDAVDYIRSVSRETIIDCISSPEIGFLKSLSGLPGRHKTKLIFRFMEVDDVEPSTKKTYQALLNDLVTIKSFASGILVPKSYIWPVNKDQYLEAHTSLVTDAHGVGLEVYAYDFANDAPASYNYSYDPTVEYLQFISNSNFSVDGVLTDFPSTASEAVACLAHNENKPIPTEAGRPLIITHNGASGMFAGCTDVAYQRAVEDGADVLDCSIQMSKDGVAFCLDSADLMGDTTAAAAFMPRAAMVPEIQQNNGIFSFDLTWSEIQSLKPALTSPMSQSGLARNPAAKSEGKFMTLADFLQFAKKSTVSGILINIENAAYLASKKGLGAVDAVSTALRNASYDKQVYIQSDDTAVLSAFKKNSGYQRVLHVKETISDAPKPTVEEIKQFADAVNLPRSSIVAASGFFVSAFTNVVDQMHAANISVYVSVLRNEFLTIAFDYFSDPMVELATYVAGVGVDGVVTEFPATAAAYLKSPCSDLNANLPYSILPAEPGTLLSLASPDAAPPAEAPAPVLEVADVVDPPLPPVADLVEKAPVTSPTTQHPPSGQPANVANAALCLLMAMLSFFALSGH; encoded by the exons ATGAAGCTGAATGTGCTTCTGTTTATCGTGCTTCTCCATGGAGCTGCAGCAGCTGTGGTTTCTCCCACGAAATGGCAGACCTTGAGCG GTAATGCTCCTGCGGTCATAGCACGCGGTGGCTTCTCCGGACTCTTCCCCGAGTCAAGCCAATTTGCGTACCAGTTTGCACAGTCAACAAGCTTGAAGAACGTCGTTTTGTACTGTGATCTCCAATTAACCAAAGATGGGGCTGGCATCTGCCACTCGGATCTGAGACTCGATAATTCCACAACCATCTCAGCTGTCTTCCCAAAAGGAAGAACTACTTATTCTGTGAATGGGCGGCCTGTTCAAGGATGGTTCTCCATTGATTTCACCTCGGATCAACTATATAACAACGTCACAT TGATCCAAAGTATCTTTTCTCGACCAAGCGTGTTCGACGGCAACCTGCCGGTATCCATGGTGGAAGATGTAGCCGGGCTTCACCCTTACCAGCTTTGGGTAAATGTGCAG TACAGCACCTTCTTCAAGGAACATGACTTGGACGCAGTGGACTACATTAGATCAGTATCAAGGGAAACGATCATAGATTGCATCTCTTCTCCAGAAATAGGGTTCCTGAAGAGTCTGAGCGGATTGCCGGGGAGACACAAGACGAAGCTCATCTTCCGGTTCATGGAAGTGGATGATGTCGAGCCCTCCACGAAGAAAACATACCAAGCTCTCCTAAACGATCTTGTCACCATCAAGTCATTTGCCTCTGGGATTCTTGTGCCCAAAAGCTACATATGGCCTGTCAACAAAGACCAGTATCTGGAGGCTCACACTTCTTTGGTCACAGATGCTCATGGTGTGGGTTTGGAAGTCTACGCTTATGACTTCGCCAATGATGCCCCTGCGAGCTACAACTACAGCTATGATCCCACCGTGGAGTACCTGCAGTTTATTAGCAACTCCAACTTCTCTGTCGATGGCGTGCTTACCGACTTCCCTTCCACGGCCTCAGAAGCCGTAG CTTGCTTGGCACATAACGAGAATAAACCTATCCCTACCGAAG CAGGGAGACCACTAATCATAACACACAATGGTGCGAGTGGAATGTTTGCTGGATGCACTGATGTCGCTTATCAACGAGCAGTGGAAGATGGAGCTGATGTTCTTGACTGTTCGATTCAGATGTCAAAGGATGGTGTTGCCTTTTGCTTGGATTCGGCAGATCTTATGGGCGACACAACCGCAGCTGCTGCGTTCATGCCGCGAGCGGCAATGGTTCCCGAGATACAGCAAAACAATGGAATCTTCTCCTTTGATCTCACATGGAGCGAGATCCAAAGCTTGAAGC CGGCATTGACGAGCCCCATGTCTCAGTCCGGCTTGGCAAGAAATCCTGCAGCGAAAAGTGAGGGCAAGTTCATGACGCTGGCTGACTTCTTGCAGTTTGCGAAGAAGAGCACCGTCTCTGGAATCTTGATCAACATAGAG AACGCAGCTTACCTTGCTTCGAAGAAAGGACTTGGGGCGGTAGACGCAGTCTCCACCGCGTTGAGGAATGCCAGTTACGACAAGCAAGTGTACATCCAGTCCGACGACACCGCGGTCCTCTCTGCATTCAAGAAGAATTCTGGATACCAGCGAGTGCTCCACGTCAAGGAGACGATAAGCGACGCTCCAAAGCCAACAGTGGAGGAGATCAAGCAGTTCGCTGACGCGGTCAACCTTCCGAGATCGTCCATCGTCGCCGCCTCGGGCTTCTTCGTCTCCGCCTTCACCAACGTGGTTGACCAGATGCACGCAGCTAACATATCGGTTTACGTCTCGGTGCTGAGGAACGAGTTCTTGACCATAGCGTTTGATTACTTCTCCGACCCGATGGTGGAGCTTGCTACGTACGTTGCAGGTGTCGGAGTTGACGGCGTCGTGACCGAGTTCCCAGCCACGGCAGCTGCATACCTCA AGAGCCCATGCTCTGACTTGAATGCCAACCTACCGTACTCGATCTTACCAGCAGAGCCCGGTACTTTGCTGTCGCTGGCATCACCAGACGCGGCGCCTCCGGCGGAAGCCCCTGCGCCAGTTCTGGAGGTCGCTGACGTTGTGGATCCGCCGCTGCCCCCGGTGGCAGATCTCGTCGAGAAGGCGCCGGTCACTTCACCGACGACTCAACATCCTCCGAGTGGCCAGCCTGCAAATGTTGCCAATGCTGCTCTCTGTCTCTTGATGGCGATGCTTAGCTTCTTTGCTCTGAGCGGTCACTGA
- the LOC135609760 gene encoding glycerophosphodiester phosphodiesterase GDPDL7-like isoform X2 produces MKLNVLLFIVLLHGAAAAVVSPTKWQTLSGNAPAVIARGGFSGLFPESSQFAYQFAQSTSLKNVVLYCDLQLTKDGAGICHSDLRLDNSTTISAVFPKGRTTYSVNGRPVQGWFSIDFTSDQLYNNVTLIQSIFSRPSVFDGNLPVSMVEDVAGLHPYQLWVNVQYSTFFKEHDLDAVDYIRSVSRETIIDCISSPEIGFLKSLSGLPGRHKTKLIFRFMEVDDVEPSTKKTYQALLNDLVTIKSFASGILVPKSYIWPVNKDQYLEAHTSLVTDAHGVGLEVYAYDFANDAPASYNYSYDPTVEYLQFISNSNFSVDGVLTDFPSTASEAVACLAHNENKPIPTEGRPLIITHNGASGMFAGCTDVAYQRAVEDGADVLDCSIQMSKDGVAFCLDSADLMGDTTAAAAFMPRAAMVPEIQQNNGIFSFDLTWSEIQSLKPALTSPMSQSGLARNPAAKSEGKFMTLADFLQFAKKSTVSGILINIENAAYLASKKGLGAVDAVSTALRNASYDKQVYIQSDDTAVLSAFKKNSGYQRVLHVKETISDAPKPTVEEIKQFADAVNLPRSSIVAASGFFVSAFTNVVDQMHAANISVYVSVLRNEFLTIAFDYFSDPMVELATYVAGVGVDGVVTEFPATAAAYLKSPCSDLNANLPYSILPAEPGTLLSLASPDAAPPAEAPAPVLEVADVVDPPLPPVADLVEKAPVTSPTTQHPPSGQPANVANAALCLLMAMLSFFALSGH; encoded by the exons ATGAAGCTGAATGTGCTTCTGTTTATCGTGCTTCTCCATGGAGCTGCAGCAGCTGTGGTTTCTCCCACGAAATGGCAGACCTTGAGCG GTAATGCTCCTGCGGTCATAGCACGCGGTGGCTTCTCCGGACTCTTCCCCGAGTCAAGCCAATTTGCGTACCAGTTTGCACAGTCAACAAGCTTGAAGAACGTCGTTTTGTACTGTGATCTCCAATTAACCAAAGATGGGGCTGGCATCTGCCACTCGGATCTGAGACTCGATAATTCCACAACCATCTCAGCTGTCTTCCCAAAAGGAAGAACTACTTATTCTGTGAATGGGCGGCCTGTTCAAGGATGGTTCTCCATTGATTTCACCTCGGATCAACTATATAACAACGTCACAT TGATCCAAAGTATCTTTTCTCGACCAAGCGTGTTCGACGGCAACCTGCCGGTATCCATGGTGGAAGATGTAGCCGGGCTTCACCCTTACCAGCTTTGGGTAAATGTGCAG TACAGCACCTTCTTCAAGGAACATGACTTGGACGCAGTGGACTACATTAGATCAGTATCAAGGGAAACGATCATAGATTGCATCTCTTCTCCAGAAATAGGGTTCCTGAAGAGTCTGAGCGGATTGCCGGGGAGACACAAGACGAAGCTCATCTTCCGGTTCATGGAAGTGGATGATGTCGAGCCCTCCACGAAGAAAACATACCAAGCTCTCCTAAACGATCTTGTCACCATCAAGTCATTTGCCTCTGGGATTCTTGTGCCCAAAAGCTACATATGGCCTGTCAACAAAGACCAGTATCTGGAGGCTCACACTTCTTTGGTCACAGATGCTCATGGTGTGGGTTTGGAAGTCTACGCTTATGACTTCGCCAATGATGCCCCTGCGAGCTACAACTACAGCTATGATCCCACCGTGGAGTACCTGCAGTTTATTAGCAACTCCAACTTCTCTGTCGATGGCGTGCTTACCGACTTCCCTTCCACGGCCTCAGAAGCCGTAG CTTGCTTGGCACATAACGAGAATAAACCTATCCCTACCGAAG GGAGACCACTAATCATAACACACAATGGTGCGAGTGGAATGTTTGCTGGATGCACTGATGTCGCTTATCAACGAGCAGTGGAAGATGGAGCTGATGTTCTTGACTGTTCGATTCAGATGTCAAAGGATGGTGTTGCCTTTTGCTTGGATTCGGCAGATCTTATGGGCGACACAACCGCAGCTGCTGCGTTCATGCCGCGAGCGGCAATGGTTCCCGAGATACAGCAAAACAATGGAATCTTCTCCTTTGATCTCACATGGAGCGAGATCCAAAGCTTGAAGC CGGCATTGACGAGCCCCATGTCTCAGTCCGGCTTGGCAAGAAATCCTGCAGCGAAAAGTGAGGGCAAGTTCATGACGCTGGCTGACTTCTTGCAGTTTGCGAAGAAGAGCACCGTCTCTGGAATCTTGATCAACATAGAG AACGCAGCTTACCTTGCTTCGAAGAAAGGACTTGGGGCGGTAGACGCAGTCTCCACCGCGTTGAGGAATGCCAGTTACGACAAGCAAGTGTACATCCAGTCCGACGACACCGCGGTCCTCTCTGCATTCAAGAAGAATTCTGGATACCAGCGAGTGCTCCACGTCAAGGAGACGATAAGCGACGCTCCAAAGCCAACAGTGGAGGAGATCAAGCAGTTCGCTGACGCGGTCAACCTTCCGAGATCGTCCATCGTCGCCGCCTCGGGCTTCTTCGTCTCCGCCTTCACCAACGTGGTTGACCAGATGCACGCAGCTAACATATCGGTTTACGTCTCGGTGCTGAGGAACGAGTTCTTGACCATAGCGTTTGATTACTTCTCCGACCCGATGGTGGAGCTTGCTACGTACGTTGCAGGTGTCGGAGTTGACGGCGTCGTGACCGAGTTCCCAGCCACGGCAGCTGCATACCTCA AGAGCCCATGCTCTGACTTGAATGCCAACCTACCGTACTCGATCTTACCAGCAGAGCCCGGTACTTTGCTGTCGCTGGCATCACCAGACGCGGCGCCTCCGGCGGAAGCCCCTGCGCCAGTTCTGGAGGTCGCTGACGTTGTGGATCCGCCGCTGCCCCCGGTGGCAGATCTCGTCGAGAAGGCGCCGGTCACTTCACCGACGACTCAACATCCTCCGAGTGGCCAGCCTGCAAATGTTGCCAATGCTGCTCTCTGTCTCTTGATGGCGATGCTTAGCTTCTTTGCTCTGAGCGGTCACTGA